Part of the Vulpes vulpes isolate BD-2025 chromosome 13, VulVul3, whole genome shotgun sequence genome, caggctccatgcagggagcccgatgtgggacttgatcccgggaccccaggattacaccccgggctgaaggcagcgccaaacctctgagccacctaggctgcccactgttaatatttttaatgtatttcctttCAGCCTCTTTTCAGCCCACATAGTTTATAAAATTgactttctattttctattgCAATTTTGTATCTTGCTCTTAATACCTCATCTTGTTGTACTTGATTTCCTCTATTACTCAGATTATTCACAAATTATTCTGTAGTGACACATTAGGTCGTGATGAGGATGCTCTGTAATCTGCTCAGTTCTTCACAGTGCAGCCAGGGAGATTTGGTAAAATGCCATCTGATTGCACCCTTCAAGTCCTCACGGCTGGTAGGAGAACTTGGCCTGCGGGGCCTTCTGGGGCTGCCGCTGCTCCAGCCATGTCTCTTCTGCCCCCCCATGGTCTCTGGGCTCCAGCAGGCGCTCTGACGCTCTTTGTACTTCCTTGATCTGGTCTTGCAGGTGCCTCTTCCTCATTTTGGATGCCTCCCCTTTCCCTGGCTTGCTTAACTCCTGTTTATCCTCCAGCTAGCTGTCTGCTCAAGTGTCCAGTGCTCAGGACAGCCTGCCCTGCCGCCTAGACTGATCAGTCAGCCCTGATCTGGGCTCCTGGAGCATCCTGCCTTTCTCCATCACTGCAGGGAGCTGGTGGTCCTTACCTGCTCATTTCTCTGGTTGTAAGTCCGGCCCGTCCCTTCCCCCAGAAAGTGTGCTCCAGGAGAGCACGAGATGTGTTCGCGTTTGTCCCTGTTGTGTCCTCAGGGCCTGGAGTACTTTTTTTGAAtgagtgaaagaaggaaaaaaataaataaatgtgccaACAAGATAGTTCCTTATGTTGGGACCTTCCGGCAGCATTCCACGCTCACCTGTTGTGAAAAGTCCTGCAGGGAGCACCTTTGGTGCAGTTTTGCATTCGTTCTTTCAGTAGATTCCCAGACGTGGAATAACCAGATCAAGGGGTCTGACCTTTAAGAGCTCTGTGTGATCATGTTCTAAAACACAGCGGCGAGGGTGGCCCTCCTGCAGAGGAACACTTGGAGTGAAATAACTGATCAGCAGTCATGTGGGCATTGCAGCTCTGAGTGTCCGTTCACAGTCCTAGCGAGCAAGGCTTGCGCTTGAGTCAGCTGTAGGCTGCTTAGCGTCTTCATCAGATTCATGACCCTTGGTGGGAAGAGGGCACTGAGGGCTTTATCAGGTATTtgtgtaagaaaacaaaacaaaacaaaaaaatcagagcaaaagATTCTCCTAAGACCATTTAGACCTTGCATTAGGGGAGAAAATACtgtgatttgtttatttaattaacGTTCTGAATCCAGGGTTTCTTTTCTCCAGTGTTCTTTACACCAATAAAATCTATCACCTTCTGGATTTCTTTGTCATTTGAGAAAGATCCAAATTAGTTTCCTGAAATTAGCCTTGGGTTTAGCATGCAGGCATAGTTCTGACTTtcagatttgaatattttaattacattatgTGAATGGTACCCTCTGGTGTTTATGAACTACAgtcgatttgaatatttttaatttaaagacaaGGCAACCTGTGTTGATCAAACATAGTTATATAGATAGTTCCATAAATGTAGACTTTGCAATTACAGTGGATACAGCATAATGGTGTCTGATTAACAGCAGTAAATGCTTGTCAGTGTTTCTGAGGACCTTAGGGGACATTTGGGGACAACCTGGACCTAGGTCTAGAGGGAGCGATTATGGAGGAGAGGAAGCATCACCTGCTTGTCCCGCTCATCTGCCAATTCCGGTCCCTGCTGCCTGCTGTAGTACTTGGGTGATTGTCGTTCACTGATTTCAGAAACAAGGTAGAGCTGTTCCAGTAGCactgggagccccatgcagggggcCTTCTCCATGTGTGGGGTCACACTGGGGAAGGGAGGCATGGGTGTGATGTTTGCAGGCTCTAGAGGCTCAGTCCACTCACTAATTATATGACCATGGGCAGGCACTCTGTTTTGTCATCTATACAATGGCTATAACAATAGGGTTGGGAGTATTTAGCATAGGGCTTGGCGTACCACATACTCAGTAATCACTAGCTGTTAAGACCATCGCATACATTACATGCTGCCATATTGAAAGAGAAGGATCCATGAAGCAGACCATGCTTTTATTCTCCATCGCATACACAAAATCTGCCACAGTGCCTGAAATGCATTGGCAGGTATTCATGAACGACAGTCACTAATACGTGACAGTTGAACAGCAGCTGTCTTTTCCCATGTGAGTGCTTGAACTAGCCATGGTGAAGGAGCAGGATGATGGAGATGGGAATGTCAGCTCTGTTACTGATGGAGTTGTGGGGGACATAGCGTGAGGCACATCAACACACAGCTTCCCGTTCCTAGGCCTTGACATtccaccaccctcccccccatTCTTTGCTGCCAGCCAGGCCCATGCATGCCCTCTCAGCTGAGCACTTGCTGTACCACCTGTGCCCATGGGCAGACCCTTCATTGCCAGAAGGGCAGACATGGAGCTCAGCTCATGACAGCCAGCTCCCCAGTCAGGCCAGTGCACTTGCCCTGGGAGGACTCAGGGATGCGGGTCTTTCACTGATGAGTGGTGGCAACAGGTCCTCCCTGGCTGCGACAGCTGGTTGAATGAGCAGGCATGTGTGGATTGTTGCAGCTGTTGAACAAAcccaggcaggggcacctgggtggctcagctgattgagtgtctgacttcagctcaggtcatgatctcagggtcctgggattgaaccccacatggcatcgggctccctgctgaggggggagcctgcttctccatttcctctGTTTGTGCacctgcgctctctctctctctgtcaaataaataaaattgaaaaacagaaaacaaaacaaaaacccaggcaGATTGTATCTAATCTGGTGGAGCTGATGGAGCTCATTCCGGGATAACCAGTTGCGTAGCCAGAATACATCCAGGTCGGCTTTGGGGCACAGCTGGTTGTCCTGTGTGGTGTGAATGACATATCCTCCGTCCTCTTTCTCCTCTcgcctccctctccttctgtaaGCATTGAGCTCAGACATCTCCTCTTCAGCAAGTCTCTCTTCTACCTCGGTCCTGGTTagatgtttctctctctccctctttctccctctccccccatcctGTGTTCCTGTCACCACCGACCATGCTGTCGTGCAAGCGTGTGCCGACCTGTCTTCTCCCCACGCTGCCCAACACGGTGAGGCCCTGAGGAACAGGGACCCATACTCGGCCCTGCGGTCCTGCTCAGTGCCATTTGGTTTACCGCGAGCCTTTGGTGTCTGGTTCCTACGGAGGAACTGAAGGTCCTTGGGGAGGTGCTGTGCCTCCACCTGTAACAACGGTGCTGTTGTCTCTTTCTAGGCTAGGGCCCACCCAACTCAAGATCTTCACATGTGAGTACTGCAACAAGGTCTTCAAGTTCAAGCACTCGCTGCAGGCCCACCTGAGGATCCACACCAACGAGAAGCCGTACAAGTGCTCCCACTGCAGCTACGCCAGCGCCATCAAAGCCAACCTGAACGTGCACCTGCGCAAACACACCGGCGAGAAGTTCGCCTGCGATTACTGCTCTTTCACCTGCCTGAGCAAAGGGCATCTCAAAGTGCACGTTGAGCGCGTGCACAAGAAGATCAAGCAGCACTGCCGCTTCTGTAAAAAGAAGTACTCCGATGTCAAGAACCTCATCAAGCACATCCGAGATGCGCACGACCCCCAGGACCAGAAGGTCAAGGAGGCCTTGGACGAGCTTTGCCTGATGACCAGGGAGGGCAAGCGGCAGCTGCTTTACGACTGCCACATCTGTGAGCGCAAGTTCAAGAATGAGCTGGACCGTGACCGTCACATGCTGGTGCACGGGGACAAGTGGCCCTTTGCCTGTGAGCTCTGTGGCCACGGGGCCACCAAGTACCAGGCGCTGGAGCTACACGTCAGGAAGCACCCCTTCGTGTACGTCTGTGCCATATGCCTCAAGAAGTTTGTCAGTTCCATCAGGCTGCGCTCCCACATCCGTGAGGCCCATGGGGCTGCACAGGAGACTGGGCTCTTCACCAGCTCCATCaaccagagcttctgcctcctgGAGCCTGGCGGGGACATACAGCAAGAAGCCTTGGGGGGCCAGCTGCAGCTGGCAGAGGAGGAGTTTGTGTGCCAGGGGGTGAATGCGCCCAAGGAGGCCGCCTGCCCTGCAGATGCCCAGCCTGAGGAGGGACGGAAGGAGCCCGAGGCCTCTGTGGGAGAGCCTGCCCCACCTGTGCACAcagccaccccccagccccaaagtgctgccctgccaccctgcGAGTCGGAAGCCACTGTGGACTCCTCAGACCCGCATTCGCGTGCAGTGGTTTCCGATGGGTTTTTGCTAAAGAGTGATACCTCCTCCTCGGAGGGTCGCACTGCTCCCGAGGACACCTTGGATGCCCCGCATGGAGCCTCCTCCCAGACTCAGGGCAAAGAAGTCACACCACTGCAGTCCGAGGCCAGAAGCACGGAGGCAAACCAGGAGACTCAGGGTGCCGAGAGCCCGCCGGGGTCGGGGCAGGAAGGGGCTGCCCTCCCATCCGAGAGACCAGATCCTGGTAGGTGCCTCGGCTCAGACACAGCTGAGGCCTCAGACCCTGCGCTGGCAGCGGATGGAGGGGACGTGGCCCTGCCCCAGCCTGACTCGTGCACACCTGCCTCCGAGCACCGGGCCGGCATCAGCGCGTTCATGAAGATCCTGGATGGTTTACAGAAGAGGCGGATGAACACCGGTCTGTGCGAGAGGATCCGGAAGGTGTACGGGGACCTGGAGTGTGAATACTGTGGTAAGGAGAGGCAGCGCTGGGCAAGTGGCTGGTGGAGCTCTGGTCCCAGCAGCCCCACCCGTCCCCAGCTTGCTTTGGGTCCCCTCGTGTCTGATGGGAGCTCTTGTCTCTGCAAAAAAACCACTTCTGAATGAGCTATTCTTCATTATTTGTAGATAGCAACAGGTGGCCCCCTGTGTTAGAGGTTAGCACGTGGAGCCTCTGTGGAGACAGGCAGTTAGCCGCACTGACGTGGTCGGGCACATGCAGCACTTTATCCCAGGACCTCTGCCAGAACTGGAGCTAATGGGAATTGTTATGGGCACACGGCACATGTGAAGAATAGCATAACTTGTGGCCATGTGGTCAGCGCAGCTCTTGGTGGGGAGCTCCGCATAGAGCCCTCGCAGCGTGCAGGGCAAGCATGTGCGGCCTCTGCATCTCCTGGGTTGCTGGCAGCACCGGGAGCAGGACGCCCTGTGCtggccccgggggctcagcagaGCTTAGAGACTCTGACTTATGCATGTGCACAGTCATATTTGGCACTGTCACTGGtcctcaggaaatatttgttccCTGCTCTCCCAGCTCTGACACCATGCAGACACAGCAGCGCCCTTCAggtctcctccctcccacctttgAAAGGTAATTTCCAGACAGAAATGAGGAAAGGGTGAAGGGTGACCTGGACAGGCCAGAGACAGTGCTACAcattatagggggaaaaaaataatgagaaaatcaaATTCGGTGTAAAAGAAACTTCCTTGTTCTCACGTGACGGTGTTGTTTTAGGCAAACTTTTTTGGTACCAGGTGCACTTTGACATGCATGTGCGCACGCACACGCGGGAGCACCTGCACCACTGTTCTCAGTGCCAGTACTCCTCCATCACCAAGAACTGCCTCAAGCGCCACGTTATTCAGAAGCACAGCAACATCTTGCTGAAGTGTCCCACCGACGGCTGCGACTACAACACTCCAGATAAATACAAGTTGCAGGCACATCTGAAAGCTCACACGGAGCTGGTAAGTAGCAAGCCCGAGCGGTTGCACCATCCGCCCCGGGTGCTCACTGCTTCTCACCTTTGTGCCCTTCGCTGCGTCCTGCTTCCCGGGAACCTGTTTGTGCGAGCAAACATCCATCCTGGGGCGcattcctcccttccccaaagccTTTGCCCCGGGGTTCCTTTCGCAGGGAGAGACCCAGGTGTCGCAGAATGACTCGGTTGAAACAAATACACCTTCTGTGCAAGCTTTTCCAGCGTCAGAGAGAAACTATTGGAGATCTGCAGAGTAGGAAGCAAGCAAGGATTTCTTAGAGGGCATTACAACGAGGTATTAGTAAGAGAGGTACTCGAGATAAGAGCTGCCGCTCACGGTGTGGGGGTTAGATTCCATAGTGCCTGTCAAAGCAGTAGACACTGTTTGGTCAGCCAGGAAAGGGCAGCAAATGATCATGACCCCTCTCGTCTTGTGTGGTGGTTGTCAACTCTCTGCGATAGATGGTGAAgcacatttactttaaaaaaaaaaaaaagtgataatttaATCCAAGATGCTGTTAATATTCATAATGGTAAAACTTGCTTAATCTTTGATGGAAGATGATGTAACACAATGAATGACTATTTCTTTTTGCAAATTCTCACGTCACTCAAGGGGCCGCCACCCGAGCGTGATTTGAACCTTCTTCAGGTTGTAAGGAGGCCCAGCTGGCCCCAGGTGTGGTTCTGCTTTAATGGCATTCCTTTTTATACCACAGAGAGCACAGCAAGAGGCTTCTTCGGCAACTTGATGTGCTCCCACTGTGTTCTGGCACAGAAATCACTCACGCTGGGGCCGTTTGTCACTACGGGTGAAGTCGGGGTGTTGTAGGTGCAGCGGGTAGGTCAGGGCACATGCTTTGGGGTTGGATGCTTGGGGGTCCGACACCGTCTCCAGCACTCGCACAGGCTGTGGATGTTGAGGCAAGTCACTCGTCCTTTCTGAGACTTGGTAGCCTCTTGTatgaaatatctattaaaaagCATATATCTGTCTTCTACGCACACAAGTGTGTCTATGCACATATATGCATAGACACACGCGAGTGTATTCTATACACATGTACAGACAAGTGTGTACACTTATTTTACATGCCTGCAGACAcaatgcacatgtgtgcacacatgtatatgtagATAGATCCCCTCGGGTTACTGGGAGGATAAGATGGAATGTTCTATGGCAAGAACTGGAACTGGGCTCAGTGTTGTGTTGTTGAGTGTGTGCCGGCTGCTCACCTGGTACCTCTTCGCACACGTTTCTCTCCTTCTGAGCACACAAAGGCGTGCTCTTCCTGTTTCCCTACAGAATTGCCATCAGCTTGGTCGTGCTCCCAGT contains:
- the ZFAT gene encoding zinc finger protein ZFAT isoform X6, translating into MENCSQGGLREPLSRLHGLVPIRAFRRGDESDLELERKYKEDDREKTPRRPRTQRTEKVQKIPSGKEAGQISGVKKPIISVVLTAHEAIPGATKIVPVEAGPPETGAANPETTTADLAPRRGYQEYAIQQTPYEQPMKSSRLGPTQLKIFTCEYCNKVFKFKHSLQAHLRIHTNEKPYKCSHCSYASAIKANLNVHLRKHTGEKFACDYCSFTCLSKGHLKVHVERVHKKIKQHCRFCKKKYSDVKNLIKHIRDAHDPQDQKVKEALDELCLMTREGKRQLLYDCHICERKFKNELDRDRHMLVHGDKWPFACELCGHGATKYQALELHVRKHPFVYVCAICLKKFVSSIRLRSHIREAHGAAQETGLFTSSINQSFCLLEPGGDIQQEALGGQLQLAEEEFVCQGVNAPKEAACPADAQPEEGRKEPEASVGEPAPPVHTATPQPQSAALPPCESEATVDSSDPHSRAVVSDGFLLKSDTSSSEGRTAPEDTLDAPHGASSQTQGKEVTPLQSEARSTEANQETQGAESPPGSGQEGAALPSERPDPGRCLGSDTAEASDPALAADGGDVALPQPDSCTPASEHRAGISAFMKILDGLQKRRMNTGLCERIRKVYGDLECEYCGKLFWYQVHFDMHVRTHTREHLHHCSQCQYSSITKNCLKRHVIQKHSNILLKCPTDGCDYNTPDKYKLQAHLKAHTELDKRSYSCPVCEKSFSEDRLIKSHIKTNHPEVSMSTISEVLGRRVQLKGLIGKRAMKCPYCDFYFMKNGSDLQRHIWAHEGVKPFKCSLCEYATRSKSNLKAHMNRHSTEKTHLCDMCGKKFKSKGTLKSHKLLHTADGKQFKCTVCDYTAAQKPQLLRHMEQHASFKPFRCAHCHYSCNISGSLKRHYNRKHPNEEYANVGTGELAADALIQQGGLKCPVCSFVYGTKWEFNRHLKNKHGLKLVENEGDPKWEPATETPEEPSTQYVHITEAEEDVQGTQAAVAALQDLRYTSESGDRLDPTAVNILQQIIELGTEAHDATAVASVVAMAPGTVTVVKQVTDEEPSSNHTVMIQETLQQASVELAEQHHLVVSSDDVEGIETVTVYTQGGEASEFIVYVQEAMQPMEEQAVGPQAQEL